AGGGCCCTAATCTCGTAATCCGCCATGTTGTAACCGATTTCACCTTCCCGGTTTATCCAGACGGCGGTCATTCCAACGTTCTTGGCACCGTAAACGTCCTGGCTCAGTGAGTCGCCGACCATAACCGCCTCACCGGGCTCGACTCCCAGGGCTTCAAGGGAGTAGAGGAAAATTTTAGGTTCGGGCTTTATGGTCCTCACGTCCTCGCGGGTGACGATTACGTCAAAGTACCCCAAAAGGCCGGTCAGCTCGAGCTTGAGCCTCTGGTACTCTGGCCCGCTCGTGACGGCGCCCAGGAGGTAGCCCTCTTTTTTGAGCCACTCGAGGGTCGGCACCGTGTCGGGATAAACCTTGAGCCTGTGGGGGTATCTTTTTAGGAGCTCTTCGTAGCGTAGGTCGAGGTCGAAGAGCCTGAAGAAGAAGTTCCAGTCGTGCCAGTCGTAGGTGTCCCTCCTTTCGAATATCTCGGCCAGAAAGCGCTCCCTTGCCTCGTCCTTGCTGATTCCAAGCTTTTTCGAGAGCCTGTCGTAGACCTGCGGGAGGAAGAGCTGGATAAGAGGCATCTCTGTCAATATCGTCCCATCGATGTCGAAGAGAACCGCCTTCATTCTATCACCTACCACTTCTTAACCAGCAGTGCCAGTATCTCGACCCTGCCGTTTAAACTTTCGTCCGTTATGACGCCCCATATTATGTCCTTCTCCGACAGTACCTCCTGAAAGTTCCGCAGTATGCTGTGGGCGCCCCTCAGTGGAAAGTCGCTCCCGACCAGGATTCCAATCAGGCCCCTCTCCCATATCCCCCAGTGCCAGGTGAAATCCACCTCGCGGAGGAGGCGAAGTATGCCCACGTTGCCCCCTCGGATCATGTTGAAGAGGTCCGCATAGTCGATGTTCACGAGCATCTGCGTTTCCAGGTAGTAGTAGAGACGGGAGAACATCTCGGCTATGTTGGCAGAGGCTCTCTCAAAAGCTTTTACCAGGGAAACGTTTTCATCGGAGAAGAAGTCCCAGAGGGAGTCGTAGAAGACCGTTTCAAATTCCCGTGCCCAGGAGGGTTTTTTCTCCTCAACAAGTTCCTTGCGGGGAGTGAGGACGTAGGCCAGCTTTATGGTATCCCCCGGGGCACTCTCGGTTATGATTTCCCTGAGCT
This Thermococcus cleftensis DNA region includes the following protein-coding sequences:
- a CDS encoding TIGR02253 family HAD-type hydrolase, translating into MKAVLFDIDGTILTEMPLIQLFLPQVYDRLSKKLGISKDEARERFLAEIFERRDTYDWHDWNFFFRLFDLDLRYEELLKRYPHRLKVYPDTVPTLEWLKKEGYLLGAVTSGPEYQRLKLELTGLLGYFDVIVTREDVRTIKPEPKIFLYSLEALGVEPGEAVMVGDSLSQDVYGAKNVGMTAVWINREGEIGYNMADYEIRALHELRKILGGLE